A segment of the Deltaproteobacteria bacterium genome:
TTTTCCCATGATGCCGCCGACCATCGCAGTATTGCGCAGCTTGTCCATCCATAGTTCCTGGAATGAACTGGGAACGGTGTTCGATCTCGGTTGAAACCGAGCTCAACGGGCACCGGCGAATTCGCAGCAATAGCTCTAAACTGTACGAACTTACCAGCGCCTACCAGAACCTTCAGCGCGCTTCTCGATAGATCCCCTGGCGGCATTGTGCTTGCATTCGTAATCGCCGTGAATTGGTAATCGCGGCGAATTGATGCAGCTTATGGGTCATGCTAAAATCCCCAACAACTTAATTGATCTGGGGACTTTTGCGCAGTTTCCCTTTCGCTTCAACCTGCCGATTATTAGTTCAAGCTTCGAGAAATTCGCTAGGTATGATCTGATATGACTATTGATTTGTCTGACGTGGCAACCATCGCCTATTTTTCCATGGACGTAGCGGCCGATTCGGCGATTCCGACGTACAGCGGCGGCTTAGGGGTTTTAGCCGGTGACATGTTGCGCTCGGCGGCGGATTTGGCGATCCCCATGGTGGCGATCTCGCTGCTCCACCGCAAAGGCTATTTCGAGCAGCGCCTCGACGCCCGCGGCAATCAGCTCGAAAGTCCGTCTAAGTGGCAGCCGGAGAAATATCTCACCCCGCTCGACGCGCGGGTATCGTTGCCCCTCGAAGGGCGTGCGGTGCAGATCCGTGCTTGGCAGTACGACTTCGTCGGTATCACCGGACATGTCGTGCCGCTGCTTTTTTTGGACACCGATCTGGAAGAAAATAACTCTCTCGATCGCGGCTTCACCGATTTTCTTTACGGCGGCGATGAACGCTATCGATTATGCCAAGAGGCGATTTTAGGTTTGGGCGGCGTCGCCATGCTGCGCGCCTTGGGCTACGCCGGTGTGCGCGTGTTTCACATGAACGAAGGCCATTCCGCGTTAGCGACGCTTGCTTTAATGGAGGAGCGGGCACAAGCGCAAAAGCACATTCGCTTTACGGACATCGAAATCGAAGCGGTCCGACGACAATGCGCCTTTACCACGCATACGCCAGTGCCCGCGGGCCATGATTGTTTCACTCGCGAGTTGGTGGGTCGGGTTCTCGGCGTCGATCGCTCCGCGGCCTTGCGCCAATTGGGTGTCATGAACGGTTCGCTCAACATGACTGAGTTGGCACTCAAGCTTTCGGGTTTCGTCAACGGCGTGTCGATGCGCCATGGCGAGGTCTCCCGGGCGATGTTTCCGAGCTATGAGATTGACGCGATCACCAATGGCGTGCACGCGGCCACTTGGACCGCGGCGCCGATGGCGGCGTTGTTCGATCGTCGTCTTCCCGAGTGGCGCCGCGACAATTGTTTTCTGCGCTACGCCATCGGTATCCCGGCTGGGGAAATTCGCCGCGCCCATGATTTGGCGAAAAAGGAATTGCTCGCGCAGGTGCGCTGGCTCACCGGCACGGCGCTGGTCGAGAAAGTTTTCACCATCGGCTTTGCCCGGCGCGCCACCGGTTACAAACGGGGCGATTTGCTATTCACGGATTTGGAAAAACTCAAGAAGATCGCCAAGCAGTCCGGGCCGCTGCAATTGATCTACGCCGGCAAAGCCCATCCACGCGACAACGGCGGCAAGGCGATCATCCGGCGCATTTTCGAAGCCGCCGCGGCCCTCGCTGACGATGTCCGTGTGGTCTATTTGGAAAACTACGATATGGCCCTCGGCAAACTGCTCTGTTCCGGCGTCGACATCTGGCTCAACACGCCGCTGCGCCCCCAAGAAGCGTCCGGCACCAGCGGCATGAAAGCGGCGCTCAACGGTGTGCCGAGCTTCAGCGTGCTCGACGGCTGGTGGATCGAAGGCCATATCGAAGGCGTCACCGGCTGGTCCATCGGCGATGCCAATACTGCGGAGAACGATTCCCTCGCCGAAGCTGCTTCGCTCTACGAAAAACTAGCAGCACGCATCTTGCCGCTCTATTACAAAGAGCCCGACAAATTCGCCCAAGTCATGCGCTCGGCGATCGCCCTCAACGGTTCTTTTTTCAACACCCAGCGGATGATTTCGCAGTATTTAAGAAACGCCTATCAGTCGGCGAGCGACGATGCGGCGCAGCGCTTGGATTAGCAAAAAAATCTGCTGACGGTTGTGCGTTACCAAAACTGGCTAATGCTTATGCTCGCCGCGAAGTTTCCATTCCATACCGTCGATGATGCATTCGACGCTGGCCTGAAGAATATCAGCGGCGACGCTCACCGTGCCCCAGCGTTCGTTGCCATCGGAAAAGATCGCTAAGACGCGCACCAATGCGCCGGCGCCACGCTCGTCGTCATCGTGACTGATGTCATGCATGAGCCGGACATCGAATTCTTCGAGGCGAACTTCGGAGAGCTGCGGATAGTGTTTTTCGAGAATCTTACGCATGGCGCTATCGACGGCATGGACCGGACCGCGGCCGCCAGCGGCGACCAGTTCCTCATCGCCGAAGATTTCGATCAACACAGTGGCTTCAGTCTTGCTCCGCAGCGCTTCAGGGGCCTGGAAGTCGACTTGATCATCGATCTTACAGCGCAGCACCCGAAACGGTTTTAGATAGTCGTCGCGCCGGCGAATCGACATCAGCTCGAAGGACGCCCAGGCGCCGTCCAAGCGAAAAAAATCTTCTTTATAATCCCTAGCCATGCTGTTCTCCGGTTAGGCGATCTGCGGTTGCTGTGAACTTTCGGCCATTATAACGTCGGCTTCGAAAAGCGCCAGGATTAATTTGCAAAGCCCGGAGCTGACCAACCTGATGACCGGTAAAATCTTTTCTTCCCACAAATTCGCAAACTTGGTATCATGGTTCCAAGCTTATGGAAAATCGCTCAACGGCTCCTCAGTTGCGCGGCTTCTTTCGCGATTCGGTGCGCCAGAGCTTTTGGCAGCTCGGCATTCACGACGCGACAGTGGCCGAATATGTGGCGGATGTCTTGACCGAGTTCGCCAGGACCGAGAATCTCTACAAGATTCACAACGCCAACGGCCGAAAGGCCGACTCGGTGGTGGAGATCCTCAGCGAAGAACAGCCAGCGTCGGCCGCTGAGAACGATCTGCTGCGCGAGCGTTCGCGGCGTAAATATGTCGGCGATTACGCGCTGTTCATGAGCGGTATTTTTCGCAAGCATATCGAAGGTCGGGGTTTCCTCGACTATTATCTACAAGAAGGTAGCCGCTCCTACTGGAAAGTTTCCGAACTGGACCTTTCGCTTTACCATACCGGTTATTACCTGTTTCAGGAGCTGTCGACAAAATTCGAATATTATTCCGGCGCCCTCGATTATGTGCGTATGGCCTGCTTTGCCGGGGCGCCGGGCGAGGATTCCCACTCCGGGTTCTTGCGGCGCATCGAAGGTTGGATGAAAGTCAATCTATCGGAAAATTAGCTTGGCCTGAGTGCGCCAAATCGCCCCGTCTGAGCCGTCACTTGTCTTCATTGTGAGAACCGTACTTGCCAGCGTCGCCATTGCCGCCATCGTCGCCTTGCTGGGCGCCGCGTTGATGTTCCACAACATTCACTACTCGGTTCCGGCCCTCGGCGCGCAGCCAGCAGAGGTGCGCGTCGAGCGGGGCGATTCTTTGTCTACGGTATCGCGCAAGCTGCGCGAGCAGAAGATCATCACCAACAGTTTGTTTTTCTCCCTTTGGGCGCGCTTCAATGGCTCGGAAAAAAAACTGCATCAGGGGCTCTATCGTTTCGATAGCGGCGTGACGGCGCGGGAAGTGCTTGAGCGTTTGGTCAGTGGCAAGGGAATTTTTCAAAGCGTGACGATTCCCGAGGGCTTTACGGTTCGAGAGATTGCCCAACTGCTGGACAAGATGCAGATCGCCGATGGCCAAAAGTTTCTCACCGAAGCTGCCAATCCGAGTTTGCTGGCGAACTTGGGTTTACAGGGCAAAGGGATCGAAGGCTATCTGTTCCCGAGCACTTATCACTTCACCCCGGCGACGGCGGAACGGGAAATAGTGATCACCATGGCCGAGCAGTTTCGCAAGGTGTCGCAACCGCTGTTGGCCGAGGCTAAGGGTACATCGTCGATGACCGCCCATGGGATTCTCACCTTGGCGTCGATCATCGAGAAAGAAACTGGTGTCGAGGCTGAGCGGCCGTTGGTCTCCGCGGTTTTTCACAACCGGCTCAACCGGCAAATGCCTTTGCAAAGCGATCCCACGGTGATCTACGGCATCAAAGATTTCAACGGCAACTTGACCAAGAAAGATTTGCAGGAGGCGACGCCTTATAACACATACCGGATTCCGGCGTTGCCGCCGGGACCGATTTGCAATCCCAGCGTGGCCTCGATCAAAGCGGCGCTCCATCCGGCCGCTGTGCCGTATCTCTACTTCGTGTCTAAGAACGACGGCAGTCATTTGTTTTCCGAAACCATGGAAGCGCACAACCGCGCCGTCAAAACTTTTCAACCGGTGCGTCATGGGCCGCCGACAAGCGCTAAAATGACCGCGCGCCATTGAGCGCAGCGCGTTCAATCCGCTGGGCCGACATGCTATAAGTTTCGTACATGGCGCCATCGTCCCACTTCGAATCGCAGGTGGGCGCAGAAACCTTGGTCGGTCGCTTGCGGGCTCGACTCGGTCATCATGCGCTGTGGGATACCTTGCTGATGTCGATGCCGCCGATTCTGTTTTTATTCTCCGGCGCATACGCAATGACGCGGGCTGGTTGGATTAGCTCAATCGTCGCTATTGAGATCACCTTTCTGGGGTTAGCGTTTGGCGCCGCAGTGATCGCTTGGCATTATCGCCGATCGGCCACTACCAGCGCCGGCGCGGCGCAGTTGCTCGACGAGCGCGCCGGCGCCAAGGATCACTTTCTCACCTTGGCGACCATCGATCGCTCGGCGCAAGCGCCGTCGTTGATCGCCCAGCTTACCCGGCAGTCCGCCGAGCTGGGCGGCGGTATTGAACTCAAGCGCGATTTTCCCTACCAGCCCAGACCCGCGGCTTACCGTTCCGTTGCCGGCTCGGTGCTCGCCGCGTTGTTGCTCTTTTTTCTCATGCCGTACGCCGATTCGTTGCTCCACCCGCCATCGTCTGCGCAGCGGTTGCGCGAGTTGGCTGCAAAAATGGCGTCGGCGCCGGGGCTGAAAGAATTGTCCCAGCAGCTCAAACAGCTGGCGGCCAAGCTCGACGATCCTAAAGTCGCGCCCGACGAAAAAAAGCAGGCGACTGAAGATTTACAGAAACAAATCGCCGAGCAGCAACAAAAAGAGCAAAAGAAAAAAAATCAAGAAATGCTCGCCCAAGCGCAAAGTGAATTGAAAGACAGCCAGCAGCAGCAATCGGCGGGCGGGCAGGAACAGCAGAAAGATCAGCAGAGCGGCGGCGGTAACCAGCAAAGTAACCTACCGAAAGAAGGCCAAGGCGAAGGCAAGCAGAGCCAAGGCAACGGCGGCGAGGGTAAAGGCGAGTCGAGCGCGCAGGCGAGTAAAGACATGCAGCAGGGCAAGCAGGCGTCGGGCAATCCTAAAGAAGCCGGCCAAGAAAAAAATCAGATGGCCCAGGGCGATACCAAAGGCAATCAACCCGATCCCAATCAGCCGGGCAAAGAACAAAATAAAAATCAATCGGATAAAAATCCCGGCGACGGCAAAGACAGCGGCGGTAAAAATCAAAGCGCGGAAGCGCCGCCTCAAGGAGCACCGCCATCAGACCGTTTTTACAAAACCGGTGAAGGCAAAGATGGACTCAAGGGCGCGCGCTACGTCACCGTGCAACTCCCAGAGGATGTGGCGGCGGAGTCCAAGGGCGAGAGCGCGGCGACCAAGGAATCCAAAGGCGGCCGGGCGCGGCCGCAAGTGCCGGTCAGCAAT
Coding sequences within it:
- the mltG gene encoding endolytic transglycosylase MltG → MRTVLASVAIAAIVALLGAALMFHNIHYSVPALGAQPAEVRVERGDSLSTVSRKLREQKIITNSLFFSLWARFNGSEKKLHQGLYRFDSGVTAREVLERLVSGKGIFQSVTIPEGFTVREIAQLLDKMQIADGQKFLTEAANPSLLANLGLQGKGIEGYLFPSTYHFTPATAEREIVITMAEQFRKVSQPLLAEAKGTSSMTAHGILTLASIIEKETGVEAERPLVSAVFHNRLNRQMPLQSDPTVIYGIKDFNGNLTKKDLQEATPYNTYRIPALPPGPICNPSVASIKAALHPAAVPYLYFVSKNDGSHLFSETMEAHNRAVKTFQPVRHGPPTSAKMTARH
- the glgP gene encoding alpha-glucan family phosphorylase; amino-acid sequence: MTIDLSDVATIAYFSMDVAADSAIPTYSGGLGVLAGDMLRSAADLAIPMVAISLLHRKGYFEQRLDARGNQLESPSKWQPEKYLTPLDARVSLPLEGRAVQIRAWQYDFVGITGHVVPLLFLDTDLEENNSLDRGFTDFLYGGDERYRLCQEAILGLGGVAMLRALGYAGVRVFHMNEGHSALATLALMEERAQAQKHIRFTDIEIEAVRRQCAFTTHTPVPAGHDCFTRELVGRVLGVDRSAALRQLGVMNGSLNMTELALKLSGFVNGVSMRHGEVSRAMFPSYEIDAITNGVHAATWTAAPMAALFDRRLPEWRRDNCFLRYAIGIPAGEIRRAHDLAKKELLAQVRWLTGTALVEKVFTIGFARRATGYKRGDLLFTDLEKLKKIAKQSGPLQLIYAGKAHPRDNGGKAIIRRIFEAAAALADDVRVVYLENYDMALGKLLCSGVDIWLNTPLRPQEASGTSGMKAALNGVPSFSVLDGWWIEGHIEGVTGWSIGDANTAENDSLAEAASLYEKLAARILPLYYKEPDKFAQVMRSAIALNGSFFNTQRMISQYLRNAYQSASDDAAQRLD